A single genomic interval of Syntrophobotulus glycolicus DSM 8271 harbors:
- a CDS encoding DUF6470 family protein produces MIDLQVHQQFGRIGLQISPYEFNLKIKPADFEVKQYPAQIEVEQPAAVLDIDYTAFRESLGYRNIEAQAEYFRQDSQQTCAQGIMRRAQQGEELSDLSKKISIAQIAEQSTQPKERNLQLVRLEPVKISVTTKDLQWRVDAGGVDIEFTPPDIQAEFRQGDVKVYIEKEPYIRFEAVGSNLDIKR; encoded by the coding sequence ATGATAGATCTACAAGTTCATCAGCAATTTGGACGTATTGGATTGCAAATTTCCCCTTATGAATTTAACCTCAAAATCAAACCCGCTGATTTTGAGGTTAAACAATATCCCGCCCAGATTGAAGTAGAGCAGCCGGCAGCGGTTTTGGACATTGACTATACGGCGTTTCGGGAATCATTAGGGTACCGGAACATTGAGGCACAAGCCGAATACTTCCGGCAGGATTCCCAACAGACTTGCGCACAAGGTATTATGCGCCGTGCCCAGCAGGGAGAGGAACTGAGCGATTTGAGCAAAAAAATCAGTATCGCTCAAATTGCTGAACAGTCAACCCAACCCAAAGAACGGAATTTGCAGCTGGTGAGACTGGAACCGGTTAAAATCAGTGTTACAACGAAAGATCTGCAGTGGAGAGTAGATGCCGGAGGGGTTGATATAGAGTTTACGCCGCCTGATATTCAGGCAGAATTTCGACAAGGTGATGTAAAGGTTTACATAGAGAAAGAGCCTTACATTAGATTCGAGGCAGTTGGCTCGAATCTGGATATTAAAAGATAA